A region from the Brassica napus cultivar Da-Ae chromosome C8, Da-Ae, whole genome shotgun sequence genome encodes:
- the LOC111203390 gene encoding mitochondrial import inner membrane translocase subunit TIM17-1-like, with product MGTPENTREPCPDRILDDIGDAFGMGIAGGSVFYMIKGIYNSPSGARLSGGAEYVRMNAPRVGGIWAVWGGVFSTLDCAMVYARQMEDPWNSIFAGAATGGLLSLRQGFRATGKAALVGGALLTLLQGVQIALDKLASAAQHEQASMGDAASLPPAQVYETSSAPEAGSGSWYGGLFGSGKKEESEDKSGSKTRVLESCDAPPVST from the coding sequence ATGGGAACTCCAGAGAATACAAGAGAACCATGCCCCGACCGGATCTTAGATGATATTGGCGATGCGTTCGGCATGGGTATTGCCGGAGGATCCGTCTTTTACATGATCAAAGGAATCTACAATTCTCCCTCCGGCGCTCGTCTCTCCGGCGGCGCTGAGTATGTACGTATGAACGCCCCGAGAGTCGGAGGAATCTGGGCCGTATGGGGTGGTGTGTTCTCGACCTTGGACTGCGCCATGGTGTACGCTAGACAGATGGAAGATCCATGGAACTCCATCTTTGCCGGGGCCGCCACCGGAGGCCTTTTATCGCTGCGTCAAGGTTTCCGCGCGACTGGTAAGGCGGCTTTGGTGGGAGGTGCCCTGTTAACTCTCTTACAAGGAGTACAGATCGCTTTGGACAAACTCGCGAGTGCTGCGCAGCACGAGCAGGCTTCCATGGGTGATGCGGCCTCCTTACCACCTGCTCAGGTTTATGAGACTTCTTCTGCTCCGGAGGCAGGTTCGGGGTCTTGGTATGGAGGTTTGTTTGGGAGTGGGAAAAAAGAGGAGTCTGAGGATAAGTCAGGGAGCAAGACTCGGGTTCTTGAGAGCTGTGATGCGCCTCCCGTCTCAACTTAG
- the LOC106431145 gene encoding mitochondrial import inner membrane translocase subunit TIM17-1-like — MGTPDTTREPCPDRILDDMGGAFGMGITGGSVYHFIRGIYNSPAGARLSGGAQYVRMNAPKVGGSFAVWGGLFSTMDCAMVYARQKEDPWNSIIAGAATGGLLSLRQGFRASGRAALFGGAILALIQGVQLIAADKVASAAQQQQVFMGEAASLPPAQVYGQSVPVPETSSASEAGSGSWFGGLFGKGKQKGSEDKSGSKTQVLESFDAPPVPTYEFN, encoded by the coding sequence ATGGGAACTCCGGATACTACAAGAGAACCATGTCCCGACCGTATCTTAGATGATATGGGCGGTGCGTTCGGCATGGGTATAACCGGAGGATCCGTCTATCACTTCATCAGAGGAATCTACAACTCTCCCGCCGGCGCTCGTCTCTCCGGCGGCGCACAGTATGTACGTATGAACGCTCCTAAAGTCGGAGGAAGCTTCGCCGTATGGGGTGGTCTGTTCTCGACCATGGACTGTGCCATGGTGTACGCTAGACAGAAGGAAGATCCATGGAACTCTATCATTGCCGGCGCCGCCACTGGAGGTCTTTTATCGCTGCGCCAAGGCTTCCGCGCGTCTGGTAGGGCGGCTTTGTTCGGAGGTGCGATTTTAGCTCTCATACAAGGAGTCCAGCTGATCGCTGCAGACAAAGTCGCGAGTGCTGCGCAGCAACAGCAGGTTTTCATGGGTGAAGCGGCCTCGTTACCACCTGCTCAGGTTTATGGACAGTCCGTGCCTGTGCCGGAGACTTCATCTGCTTCGGAGGCAGGGTCGGGATCTTGGTTTGGAGGTTTGTTTGGGAAAGGGAAGCAGAAGGGGTCTGAGGATAAGAGTGGGAGCAAAACTCAGGttcttgagagctttgatgcgCCTCCTGTACCAACTTACGAGTTTAACTAA
- the LOC125591731 gene encoding mitochondrial import inner membrane translocase subunit TIM17-1-like has product METPECTIELCPDLILDDVGGAFGMGIAGGSAFHFIRGIYNSPAGARLSGGAEYVRMNSPRVGGSFAVWGGLVLSFACAMEYARHKEDSWNLIFAGVATGGLLSLRQGFRVSRNTALFSGALAALTVGTWTAVDKFTSAAQNDEAFMDDAASLPSCVHICQVLGLSVPETSFGSVAGSRCWFESGKKESEDKSVSTSQILESFDAPHAPTNEFN; this is encoded by the coding sequence ATGGAAACTCCAGAGTGTACAATAGAACTATGTCCCGACCTGATCTTAGACGATGTTGGAGGTGCGTTTGGCATGGGTATTGCCGGAGGATCCGCCTTTCATTTCATCAGAGGAATCTACAACTCTCCGGCCGGGGCTCGTCTCTCCGGCGGCGCTGAGTATGTACGTATGAACTCCCCGAGAGTCGGAGGAAGCTTCGCCGTATGGGGTGGTCTCGTGTTGAGCTTTGCCTGCGCTATGGAGTACGCGAGACATAAGGAAGATTCATGGAATTTGATCTTTGCGGGCGTCGCCACTGGAGGTCTTTTATCGCTGCGTCAAGGCTTCCGCGTGTCTCGTAACACGGCTTTATTCAGTGGTGCGCTTGCAGCTCTCACAGTAGGAACCTGGACCGCTGTGGATAAATTCACGAGTGCAGCGCAGAACGACGAGGCTTTCATGGATGATGCGGCCTCGTTACCATCTTGTGTGCACATTTGTCAGGTTCTTGGTCTGTCTGTGCCGGAGACTTCTTTTGGTTCGGTGGCAGGTTCGAGATGTTGGTTTGAGAGTGGGAAGAAGGAGTCTGAGGATAAGTCAGTGAGTACATCTCAGATTCTGGAGAGCTTTGATGCGCCTCATGCGCCAACCAATGAGTTTAACTAA